In Triticum aestivum cultivar Chinese Spring chromosome 5B, IWGSC CS RefSeq v2.1, whole genome shotgun sequence, the following proteins share a genomic window:
- the LOC123116724 gene encoding putrescine hydroxycinnamoyltransferase 3, with amino-acid sequence MEVKVLGSKLVKPAYNGGAAPAPSTEYIPLSIFDKVTFNMQMAIIYAFAAPAPSTAAIENGLATVLAQYRAFAGQLGEAPDGTPSFILNDRGARLVEATVDADLIDMVPAKPTPELLKLHPDLETEHEEVVLMQLTRFRCGSLAVGFTSNHVVADGHATSNFLIAWGRATRGLPIGLPPVHHHKDLFKPRSSPRVEHDHRNREYYLPSPSDVVGHHGDAADNIVIHKAHFSKDFIAGLRAKASEGRGRPFSRFETILAHLWRTMTRARDLSPEETTKIRLSVDGRHRLGQPAEYFGNMVLWAFPRSTVGDLLNRPLKHAAQVIHDEVAKVDGAYFQSFVDFASSGAAEKEGLARSAVCKDAQCPDVEVDSWLTFPFYELDFGTGSPSYFMPAYFPTEGMLFLVPSNFGDGSVDAFVPLFQENLQAFKECCYSME; translated from the coding sequence ATGGAGGTTAAGGTGTTGGGCTCCAAGCTCGTCAAGCCCGCCTACAATGGCGGCGCCGCGCCGGCACCATCCACCGAGTACATCCCTCTGTCCATCTTCGACAAGGTGACGTTCAACATGCAGATGGCCATCATCTACGCCTTCGCCGCGCCGGCGCCATCCACGGCCGCCATCGAGAATGGCCTCGCCACGGTCCTCGCCCAGTACCGAGCCTTCGCGGGCCAGCTCGGCGAGGCGCCCGACGGCACGCCGTCCTTCATCCTCAACGACCGTGGCGCGCGCCTGGTTGAGGCGACCGTAGACGCCGACCTCATCGACATGGTGCCAGCGAAACCCACGCCGGAGCTGCTCAAGCTGCACCCCGACCTAGAGACGGAGCACGAGGAGGTTGTGCTGATGCAGCTCACGCGGTTCCGGTGCGGCTCCCTCGCCGTGGGGTTCACGTCCAACCACGTCGTCGCCGACGGCCATGCCACCAGCAACTTCCTCATCGCCTGGGGGCGCGCCACGAGAGGCCTCCCCATCGGCCTCCCTCCCGTGCACCACCACAAGGACCTCTTCAAGCCACGGTCGTCGCCTCGCGTGGAGCACGACCACCGCAACAGGGAGTACTACCTGCCGTCGCCCTCCGACGTCGTCGGTCACCACGGCGATGCCGCCGACAACATCGTCATCCATAAGGCGCACTTCTCCAAGGACTTCATCGCCGGTCTCCGAGCCAAGGCGTCAGAAGGGCGCGGCCGGCCGTTCAGCCGGTTCGAGACCATCCTCGCCCACCTCTGGCGCACCATGACACGCGCGCGCGACCTGAGCCCCGAGGAGACCACCAAGATCCGGCTGTCCGTGGACGGGCGACACCGGCTCGGCCAGCCGGCGGAGTACTTCGGCAACATGGTGCTTTGGGCTTTCCCGCGCTCCACGGTGGGTGACCTCTTGAACCGGCCGCTGAAGCACGCGGCTCAGGTGATCCATGACGAGGTGGCGAAGGTGGACGGCGCATACTTCCAGTCGTTCGTAGACTTCGCAAGCTCCGGCGCCGCCGAGAAGGAGGGGCTGGCTCGGAGCGCCGTGTGCAAGGACGCGCAGTGCCCGGACGTGGAGGTGGATAGCTGGTTGACGTTCCCGTTCTACGAGCTGGACTTCGGCACGGGGAGCCCAAGCTACTTCATGCCGGCCTACTTCCCCACGGAGGGGATGCTTTTCCTCGTGCCGTCCAACTTCGGCGACGGCAGCGTCGATGCCTTCGTACCCCTATTCCAAGAGAACCTCCAGGCGTTCAAAGAATGCTGCTATTCCATGGAGTAG